The following proteins come from a genomic window of Coregonus clupeaformis isolate EN_2021a chromosome 2, ASM2061545v1, whole genome shotgun sequence:
- the LOC121536047 gene encoding sclerostin produces the protein MQVSLALLVSSTVLLLLQGCCTFVQGWRVLKNDATEIVPEYTEDIHPPEEPILQASNNNSNTMNRPKHGGRRSSANTASYSASELSCRELRSTRYITDGSCRSAKPVKELVCSGQCMPTHLLPNSIVRGNWWRSSASDYRCIPAHSRTQRVQLQCPNGNSRTYKIRVVTSCKCKRYSRHHNQSEAKEASSSPKPRRNKKHTRLPGSRSKSNTPTLVSNSY, from the exons ATGCAGGTGTCTCTCGCGCTCCTTGTCTCCAGCACCGTGCTGTTGCTGCTACAGGGATGTTGTACCTTCGTGCAAGGATGGAGGGTGCTAAAAAACGATGCTACAGAGATCGTACCAGAATATACTGAAGACATACATCCTCCCGAGGAACCAATACTACAGGCTTCTAATAATAACAGTAATACAATGAATCGACCAAAACACGGGGGAAGGAGATCATCAGCAAATACAGCCTCCTATA GTGCCTCGGAGCTGAGCTGCAGGGAGCTGCGCTCCACCCGTTACATCACTGACGGCTCCTGCCGCAGTGCCAAGCCCGTCAAGGAGCTGGTGTGCTCGGGCCAGTGCATGCCCACCCACCTCCTACCCAACTCCATCGTGCGCGGCAACTGGTGGCGGAGCAGCGCTTCTGACTACCGCTGCATCCCGGCCCACTCCCGAACCCAGCGGGTGCAGCTGCAGTGCCCCAACGGTAACAGCCGGACTTACAAAATCCGCGTGGTCACCTCCTGCAAGTGCAAGCGCTACAGCCGCCACCACAACCAGTCGGAGGCCAAGGAGGCCTCCTCTTCGCCCAAGCCCAGACGCAACAAGAAACACACCCGGCTGCCCGGGAGTCGGAGCAAGAGCAACACACCAACACTGGTCAGCAACTCATACTGA